The genomic DNA ACCAATTCTCTTAATTCAAGCACTTAACTGGCCTGAGATTAGGTCTTTTATCTATCTCGATGTAGTTGTTGGTATCGTTAATGGAGAATCAATGCTTAATGGTTCACCAATTAATGATTTAAATAAAATAACAAAACAATATAATGAAATAGATAAAATTGATCACAACGCCTCTATAGATGAACTTTTTGAGGAGCAACTAGAAGCTTCTGATATCGTTTTAGTCTCAAGATCAGATATCCTAAATGATGATCAGTTTGACGTTGTAAAAAATAAAATTCAGGGAAGTCTAAACTCATCCACACCAGTCCTTAAATCCAAGAATGGCAAAATTGATTTAAATTATTTATTTGACTTTAATTTTAAAAAAGGGACTTATAAAGAATTTTTAATGGAAGAACATGACCATAATCATGTTGAGCTAGTATCAGATTCATTTAAATTAAATTATTTCCTTGAAAAAAATGACTTTGAAAAGGAGATGTCAAAAATCTTGGATGAATTAAACATTCTTCGAATAAAAGGACGTATTTGGATACCAAACAAATCATTGCCTTTACAAATACAAATTGTTGGAAAGAAAATTAATACTTGGTTTGAACAAGCTCCAGACAATTGTTGGAGACCAAATGATAATGCTGGGCTTGAATTAGTAATAATTTCCTTTGATGAAAAATCTATAAAAAATTTAAGTAGAAAAATTAAAGAGAAATTTAAGATTTTAAGTGACCCAAAAATAGCAATTTGACTTTATAGTTAGCTGTCGGGATACTAACTACAGTAGACAGCCCAAGATGGAAAATCCAAAAATCACTTTAAAACAAATAATTTCTGACGACGTTACATCAATTGATAAAATAAAATGTTCAAAATGTGGAGGGGCAGGAAATTTTAAAACACATGAAAATTCAAGGAGAACTTGTTTAGTTTGTTTTGGTAAAGGATATATAAATATTTAATAACTTAGAAAACCTTAAGGTAAAAATATTTGTTTATTAATCAATAGTTCTTTTTATTAAAATTTAAACTAATCTTCTAGTAGAAATTAATTTTTAATTGGACCAATTTGCTGTAAAAGTTTTTGTAAGACTAAGACCCTCAGTTTTAGATCCAGCAGGGGAAGCTACCAAATCTGCTTCTATAAAACTTGGAGCCGAGGGAATAAAATCATTACGTATAGGAAAAATGATTGAGGTAAAAATTGAAGGTAATGGTGAAAACGAAGTAAGAGAAAAAATTGATTTATTATGTGATAGGTTATTCGCAAATACTGTTATTGAAGATTATGAGTATTTACTAGAAAAATTATAAGATGGATAATTTTACTGTAGGAGTTGTTGTCTTTCCTGGTTCTAATTGTGATCGTGATGTTTCATGGGCATTGGAAGGTTGTTTAGACATGAGAACAAAATACTTGTGGCATGAGTCTTCAGATTTAAGCGACGTAGATGCAATAGTTTTACCCGGAGGATTTAGCTATGGTGATTATTTAAGATGCGGAGCAATAGCGAGATTCTCTCCATTAATAAATGCTTTGGATGACTTTGTGAAAAGTGGAAAAAGAGTTTTAGGAATTTGTAATGGGTTCCAAATTTTGACAGAATCTGGCTTTTTGCCTGGCGCCCTTACTGCAAATAAAAATCTTAATTTCATCTGTGATGAT from Prochlorococcus marinus str. GP2 includes the following:
- a CDS encoding GTP-binding protein; this translates as MKKKIPVIVVSGFLGSGKTTFLRYLLKESNKKFGLIINEFGDVGIDGDLIKSCDKCDESEDECVIELNNGCLCCTVQDDFVPSIKALLEFNPPIESIIIETSGLALPILLIQALNWPEIRSFIYLDVVVGIVNGESMLNGSPINDLNKITKQYNEIDKIDHNASIDELFEEQLEASDIVLVSRSDILNDDQFDVVKNKIQGSLNSSTPVLKSKNGKIDLNYLFDFNFKKGTYKEFLMEEHDHNHVELVSDSFKLNYFLEKNDFEKEMSKILDELNILRIKGRIWIPNKSLPLQIQIVGKKINTWFEQAPDNCWRPNDNAGLELVIISFDEKSIKNLSRKIKEKFKILSDPKIAI
- the purS gene encoding phosphoribosylformylglycinamidine synthase subunit PurS is translated as MDQFAVKVFVRLRPSVLDPAGEATKSASIKLGAEGIKSLRIGKMIEVKIEGNGENEVREKIDLLCDRLFANTVIEDYEYLLEKL
- the purQ gene encoding phosphoribosylformylglycinamidine synthase subunit PurQ, which gives rise to MDNFTVGVVVFPGSNCDRDVSWALEGCLDMRTKYLWHESSDLSDVDAIVLPGGFSYGDYLRCGAIARFSPLINALDDFVKSGKRVLGICNGFQILTESGFLPGALTANKNLNFICDDVELDIVSSKGGWFNVGGEKQTIKLPIAHGEGRYHCDSDTLKKLVDNELIALRYKNNPNGSSFDIAGITNDKGNVLGLMPHPERACDETIGGTDGLFTLKSLILK